A window from Silene latifolia isolate original U9 population unplaced genomic scaffold, ASM4854445v1 scaffold_411, whole genome shotgun sequence encodes these proteins:
- the LOC141639482 gene encoding E3 ubiquitin-protein ligase PRT1-like, with the protein FVFLPANFYCFYVDLINCEEQQDEAISNSFICCVCLDLLYKPIVLECGHVSCFWCVHISMDPGHTSHCPICRNSYHYFPTICEVLHFLLVKMYPIAYRRREKQMLEEEKARGCFSPQLRRDVNSIGGSKSCQGEGRLSVMPSAPCIIKEDHSQLCIPTPAAIKDYNLSANLPNSTSVSSADLLCPACKRLLFRPAVLNCGHVLCKGCIVVPEDGIIICRVCEIPHPTDCPNICLELNNFLEERFPDEYTERKGNVEEMKSPFQHNNSSFCCDAETSSKKKFRICKGEEDLLPWWKEYGSKVHHGAGCDYCGMYPIVGDRYRCQDCVEKMGFDLCGDCYKTSSKRPGRFNQQHTSDHRFELMKPLELSASITFQLVGEHIVDSSGTPVVAISALEDSSDGWIAVDSADFQHNIDDNSPHGNRATDTLNDILGESALVEFSDDALETSGYYVDSVAHHDSDIEDQAEDAPSTA; encoded by the exons TTTGTGTTCTTGCCTGCCAACTTTTACTGTTTCT ATGTCGATTTGATCAATTGCGAAGAACAGCAGGATGAAGCTATCTCCAATTCCTTCATTTGCTGTGTCTGCTT GGATCTCCTCTATAAACCCATTGTGTTAG AATGTGGTCACGTTTCGTGCTTTTGGTGTGTCCACATATCTATGGATCCAGGTCATACGTCTCATTGCCCAATTTGTAGGAATTCGTATCATTACTTTCCTACTATCTGTGAAGTGCTACATTTCTTACTTGTAAAGATGTATCCCATTGCTTATAGGAGAAGAGAAAAGCAGATGCTTG AGGAGGAAAAGGCGAGGGGTTGTTTCTCACCGCAACTTCGGCGAGATGTCAACAGCATTGGTGGATCCAAATCTTGTCAAGGTGAAGGTCGTCTGTCCGTTATGCCTTCAGCCCCATGTATTATAAAAGAAGATCATTCGCAGCTTTGTATACCTACCCCAGCTGCTATTAAGGACTATAATCTGTCAGCTAACTTACCTAATAGCACTAGTGTTTCAAGTGCTGATTTGCTCTGTCCAGCCTGCAAGCGACTTCTTTTTCGCCCCGCCGTTCTAAATTGTGGACATG TGTTGTGTAAGGGTTGCATTGTGGTTCCAGAAGACGGAATAATCATTTGTAGAGTTTGTGAAATCCCACATCCAACTGATTGCCCAAACATTTGCTTGGAGTTGAATAACTTTTTGGAGGAGCGATTCCCTGATGAGTATACAGAACGGAAAGGAAATGTTGAAGAAATGAAGTCGCCATTTCAGCATAATAATTCTTCTTTCT GTTGTGATGCGGAAACATCTTCCAAGAAAAAATTTAGAATATGTAAGGGTGAGGAGGATCTCTTACCATGGTGGAAGGAGTATGGCTCAAAAGTCCATCACGGTGCTGGCTGTGATTATTGTGGA ATGTATCCCATAGTGGGAGATAGATACAGATGTCAAGACTGTGTGGAAAAGATGGGTTTTGACCTTTGCGGAGATTGTTACAAGACAAGCTCCAAGCGTCCAGGCCGCTTTAATCAGCAGCATACTTCAGATCACAGGTTTGAGCTTATGAAGCCACTTGAACTTTCAGCAAGCATAACGTTCCAGCTTGTTGGGGAACATATTGTAGATAGCTCTGGAACTCCGGTTGTGGCGATCAGTGCTCTTGAAGATTCTTCTGATGGCTGGATTGCcgttgattctgctgattttcAACACAACATTGACGACAATTCCCCCCACGGGAATCGTGCTACTGATACACTTAACGACATTCTAGGTGAGTCTGCACTTGTGGAATTTAGCGATGATGCTCTAGAGACTTCCGGTTATTATGTTGATTCCGTAGCTCACCATGATAGTGACATTGAGGATCAAGCAGAGGACGCTCCTTCAACTGCTTGA